AGTTGGGAGACTTACGGAGCCCTATTAGTATTTCCTTTTGTCACCAACCTTTCTACTCTGATTACCCAGGCATGGGATTTCTGAGTTGTTTCTTAGCTAGTCGCAGGTTTAATTTTTGATGAGAAGATGATTACGACAATGCGACTAGTTAATTTGTGCTAGCCTTGAGATAGAGAGTTTATTAGTTTTCCTCATACATCAGTAGACCTAGTTTTTCAGTTTTGTCCTGTAATGTCATTACTCACGTTTAGTACTAGGTCCTACCTTTATTCTGTTAAACAAGGCAGGTTTCCAATTTTGTGCCTTTCCCTTGTTTAGTAATGAAAGGTTTCCAATTTTTCAGTTTTCCAGTTTTGTCTGTAATGTTTCAGTTGTTTGCTAACGTTTAGTCCTATGTCCTAAGCCTGAAAACAACCCCAAGAAGAAATTGTTAAAGAGAAATCAAGAGCTTTGACATGGCAACATGCAACgagaaagaaacaagaaaaggATAACATAAGAAAACAGGCAAAGTTCTGGAATCCGGATGCCCAGGCTTTCCTGATACTTGACAATTTTATGTGTAGTACACTTCTGCTATCTCAAGTCCCGAGTGAATAAAGATCCAGACAAATAGGAATGTTTATTTACCTTGATGAATCCACAACCAGATAATGAAAATCCAAACACACACATTTTTGGTCATTTAAGAACTGTGTCCACCTGCTTACTGTTTAGCAGATACAGTTGAGGCACAAAGTTAACATGCACGCTGCAAATATTATGCCATGTCTTACATTCAAGAACATTATAAAAACTATATGGAATGACTGTTGAGTACGAAGTAGAACTACATTTATGGCAAAATTACTGAATTTGTTCATAAAGTACAGAGATAAGCGAATACATTTTGCATGTTACAGTAAACAAATGAAAATTAGAATCAAATTTCTCCACGATAACCTCCAGACCCAAAGTAGTCCCTCCTTGAATTTGCAATTTGCTGGCTTCTTTGGTGGTCTAGCTTTGGACAGTCACGGATACGATGACCCAGCCCACCACAGTATGCACAACCCTTTACTCCACTTGCATTTGTGATTTCTTCTACGTCTTCCATGGGATCATTGAGCTCTGCCAGGACTGGAGGGATCCTCTGCTTTGCCTCTTGCAACAAGTGTTTTAGATCAAGCAGAGTTGTCTCGCTCTGGTTCTTGTTGATAAAGGTGGTGGCGATTCCTGTTTTTCCACATCGTCCTGTTCGTCCAATCCTGTGCACGTAGTTTTCAATTTCGGCAGGCATGTCGTAGTTAATCACATGCTGAATATCAGGAAAATCAAGCCCCTTTGAGGCAACATCAGTGGCAACTAAGACATCTTTCTTGCATGCTTTGAATGCTGCAATTGCGTATTCTCTCTCTTCTTGATCCTTGCCTCCATGAACAGCCACagcttcaactccttttaagagcaaATACTCATGGATATCATCCACATCAGCCTTATTCTCACAGAAAACCAAAACAGGAGGCGGTGTTTTTTGCAAGCATTCAAGAAGGTAAACAATCTTGGCCTCCTGCTTCACATACTCCACTTCCTGAATCACATCAAGATTGGCTGCTCCAGCCCTGCCCACATTCACGATTACTGGTTTAACTAGTGCATTTCTAGCAAAGTTTTGAATCTTTGTGGGCATTGTAGCAGAAAATAGAAGAGTTTGTCTTTGAGCTTTGAAATGATCAAACACCTCCCTAATATCATCTTCAAAACCAAGATCTACTAATCTGTCTGCCTCATCTAGCGTCAAGTATCTGCAAGAAGCAACAAGTTGGTGAGCACACAAAATTTTCAAATAGAACAGAATCTGCAAGAATTATAAAATGTTTCACATACACATTATAACTTATATTCGTGACACACAATATTTCTTTTTTCTCTAAATATGTGAATACAAGTAACTGTAGCAACAGGAAGACACACACAACATAATACGTGGAACACCCACCAACATAGCAGCAAACAAACATGCACGAACTAATAATGAAGGCCTATGACTCCAAATGGTGGACTAATCAGAAGTCAGTAAAAGTATTGAGTAGTTGATTTTGAATTTACTTTTCTAAGCAACAGAGCATTTTCAAATATATAAGACAAAATGGGGCAAAAGTTCATACTTTGTCCTTCGCTTTTTCATCAAAACTTATTTTATTTAGCAGATATCCCATCCAGTTGAACACTCCCTATTTCTTTCATGGGTTATTTCAAGTTAACAGCAGAACATATGAGCGACATTCCAGATAAATATCAACTAGGAAGTGTTGGTCCTAACCTGCAATTGTCAAGGTTCATTTTCTTTTTCGCTAGCAGATCTTTCAGTCTTCCAGGTGTAGCAACAACTATATGAACTCCCCTCTTCACAACATCAACTTGAGACTTCATATCAACTCCACCAATACATAGCAAAGGCCTCAACTCAGGATAACCACTCTCCCTCAGAGGTTCTATAAACTCTTCTATAACTTCATATGTCTGTCTAGCAAGCTCTCTAGATGGACAAATAATCAAGCCAAAAGGTCCTTCCCCAGGGGCAATTGGCATCATAATTTCTTCTTGCAACGCAACCATGATAAGTGGCAACACAAAAACTAATGTCTTACCCGATCCTGTGAAAGCTATGCCTATCATATCCCGGCCTGATAAAATAACTGGAAGCCCCTGTACTTGGATCGGTGTTGGCTGAACAATCCCCTTTGCTCTGAGTTTCTTCAGAATTGGTTCCGGGAACCTCATGTCCTTGAAGTTCTTGATTGGTGGGGTAACATCATCCCCCTCTACGATGATATGCCACTGTTTACGAATGGCATCACAAGCTTTCTTTGAATTCCGCCTAATGGCTAATGGTGGCTTCCACCCTGTGCGCAAAGGCTCCGTATAAGTAATGCCCTTGGCTAGTTCCCTAACGGACATCAATGTCTTCTTATCAGATAAATGCTCAATCATCTCCTTCTCCTGCTGAAACACTTGTTCGGCATGACTTATCTCTGGTTGCTCTTTCTTGAGCTGAGATGCCTTCACAAGCAAACTCGGCTTAGCCTCAACAAGCTTCATTTTCTCCTCTTCCTCTTCAAATGCTTCAGATTTCCCTTTGCGCTGAAGGATCTTTTGCGCCTCAATTGCCCTGCGCTTCGCAACTGGTATATACTCAACATAATCATCTTCCTCTTCCATCTCCTACAAGCACAATACTGTATAATAAGAACCTCTTAAATTACTAAAATAATCAAACCTTGTTTCTTAGTACAACGCACCAAAGCTGATGCAACAAAATGGGTGCAATTCGCAACACACAGAGACCAGAAAAGCGTGAAAATTTGTGTGAAAAGCCAAATAAGTAGCACAATCTATGAAAGAAACAGTATGTGCAGAGGACCCAAAAAtagaataaattacataatctaTACTCTAATACTGAATACAATTTGCAAAACCCCGTAAAGCGTTTACAGCAATCGAAATCAAATTTTCAGTAAAACCCCTGAATTTGAGGTATCCCTAATGGTAAAAATGCAATCTTTCACTAAAAAGATGAGAAAGCAAGAAGTTGCATACCATATTTAAGTGGTCTGCCATCTGAGCAATAGCGAAAAAGTGGCGAATTGCAGAGAAACTATTTCAGGTTCGGTAATTGCAGGGAGCTAAATTCCGGCGACCGGACGGGACAACTGGTCTGTTGCTATGTTTAAGAATTCGTTATATGATTTGATTTCTGATGGAGGATGAATCAATTCCAGGTATTTATAGGTCATATTATTGTATGTGACTGAATTTAGGAACCAAAAGATAAATAAGACTAGTAAGCCGACCTTATTTTGGTTTGGGCTATTATGACCCACAGTTGGACAAAGTGCACGAATAGCCACTTTGGGGACCCCTATTTAAGGTATAGCCAATATTTATACATTTTTGTTAGTATAATCGCTTCAAAATTAAATTCAGACTTACGAGTTTGAATTTAGCCTGAAGATTTACTTTTTGCCTAAAAATTTTATCTCATATTTCAGCCAAATATATGAACTAAACACTAAAAAGTTCTCCTCAGAATTAGTTATATGAATTCTCTCACAGACAAATTAGCTCATTGGACCGAGATGGACAACTAAAGAATGGTCTCAGAAAGGTCATTTTTGCAAATaccacacccccccccccccgcccttttggagaaattcaaaaatagccagatttacaagtggccattcaaaaatagtccttgtttcaaaagtaatcgaaatttagccacttttcatgtaaagataaatctgaacgaaaacacagttcaaaattagaaaaaatactccagtataatatactggagttattatactggaatttcagtataatatactggaactccagtatattatactggagttccagtagaatataccggtccagcataaaatactggagattggagcaccgatgctccaatctccagtatatactggaactttctgtgtgctggagttccagcataatatgctagaagttcatacacaggtgcatcgatctccagtatattatgctggaacttttcgtgttgcagtaaaatagtgactatttttcattgactttgcaaacgctggctatttttgaataactAGCCCGAAAACTTGCTAGCCCGTactatttttacctttttttaaaagttttgggATGCTACGACAACATACCCACACAATTAACAGAAAAAACCTTACTTATAAATATTTCTCTTATAAATATTGGCACTAAGTGGCCAATAAATATCACAACAAAAACGCGTATATCACAACTTTATTTTTACTTCTTTGTGTATATCAAAAtgtatattaatttttttttatttatctaaAATTATAAATACAGTTGTTTAAAATTTATTGTTGTTTCTATATTAATGTATATCACAATAAAAATAATTGTATTTCTATATATCATAATGTATAACACATCGAATATGTGTATACCAGAATAGATCTCACaagtttattttccttctttatgtatgtcaaaaatttattttccttctttgtatatCAAAATGTACTTCAAAAAATTATTAATTGCATAACTTGTTTTAAACATGttatatcaaaaatttattttccttcGTTGATTAAGAACAAAATTGAAGCAAGTTTATTCAAAATGAATTTCGCTCTCAAAAAATCAAATAGGACGATTTGATTTCGATTTAACCTTATAGTGTCAGATCTAATAATGTATATCACAATATATAATATACACACATGTATACACGGtgatatacatatatgtacacaTATCAAACACACATAGAGCCCATTTGGATTAGCCgatttgaagtagctgataagcattaggtgctgaaaaatacttttaagtgctaaaattgattcaataaatgagcagttacgtgtttgggtacaagtgctgaaattgataataagttgctgcagtatttgataaaaaaatGCTGATAAGCTCATTGGTGTAACGTAAATTAGCATAAAAAAGATCCCTTCAGCTGTTTAAAAACGGTAAGTGAATCGATTAACATGAtaaactcctaatataactcaacaaactcaattataacacgcAAAACTTGTATTCCAGTTATAGAAAAGATTTCCAGCCGAAAAATACCACAAAACAGAGCAATCTTCAGAGATTCAATACATCCTTTTTTTCTGgtaaatttcgtgaatttctaGCACGCTGATATTGTTCGAAATTCATACAAGTATATATAGAAATAGACTGCAATTCGATTTTACAGATGACAAGTTTAACAGTGCTACTGCGTCATTCTGGCAAGTGGAACAGTAAGAATAACTATGTCGATTATTCGATTGAGGGGATATTGATAAAGGAGTATGCGACGTACAATGATTTGGTTGCATCAAGTTCGAAGCAACTTGCCATAGATTTGATCTCAAAGTCAATTAAAATTGAATACAAAGTGGAAGGAAATTTCACGCCAATGGAAATACACAACGACATAGGTTACAGGGTGTACGTAGAGTTGAAAAAAGAGAATAGAGAATTCGGGACGTATCCTTTGTGTATAACAACAATTAACAAAGAAGTTGTAGCTGGAGATAGTTTAACTCAAGGCGACCTAATGTGAATAGACGAAACATATAGGGTGAGTAAATTTGATATAATTGATACACTTGCTATTGAGTCAGTAAATTCAGGTGAACCAATTGAGGTGTTCGAACTGGAAAGGGATTTGATTATTAAAAAAACTAACCAAAGAAGGGTCATGGCTGGACAAGTATATAAGGATAAGGCCATATTGAAAGCGGTGATGGAGCATTATGCAATTGCTGAAAGGTTTCAATTCCGGGTTCCGAGTTGATAGGTCTAATGCTATCAGATTTGAGTGTTCTTACTTGAACAATATGTTTTATTCAATTGTATGGATATGTATTCTAAATTTTTGTATAATGTATTCATggcataattttaaaaaatacagCATGTATAATGTTGTATTCATATTGTAGTAGTGTTTCAGAGTTTGTTTTCATACTACATGCTCATGTATTAGTGTTTCTGTACTTGAGTTTTCTGAAACAATTatatcatgtatatatatgtaacactgtattcacatgtatttaaaaaaaaaggtatAGTGTATTCaaaaaaacaaacattgtatttcaTTGTATGTGTATTCAATAATCATGTATACATATGTAATAgtttattcatatgtattcaaaAAAGAGTTATAGTATATTCAAGAAACAAACATTGTATCTCACTGTATGTTTTCATATAGACAACTTTGTTGCCAATTGAAAATCCCGGGTGTAAGTAAACAAATCAATTGTAGTGTCTGTTTATATTTTTATGTCCATACATACCTGATCGTATGTATTACATAAATGTATTTGCAGCAATACATTAATATGTATTTCAGAGGACTGTGAATGGAGATTTAAGGTTTATAGCATTAACAAATCACAAATGTTCAAAGTTAGGGAGTTCAATGGCAGCCACCTAAAATCGGCATACACAGGGACATTCGTCTCGGCTAGCACATTGGATGGTGCAAGTGAgtctgctatatatatatatatatatatatatatatatatatatggattatagTAAAATTTATTAAAGTGAATACACTAATTTTAGGGAATACAGCAGCAATCAGCATAACGTAAAAGGCTGTTACGTATTCCTTCATCAATATCTTAAAGACAAAAGGTCATTCATGTATTCTAAAAGCCATAAAAAGTTGACCAAAACCATCTTGCATTCTGTAATATGATTAAAAATCTATCTTCACATAATATTATTCTTCacaaaaactaaattaaaaaagcTATCTCCAAAAACTATCTTAAAAAAATAGCATGTTCCAAAATCTATCTCCACAGCAAACTATTCTAAAACTATCTTCACAGAACTATCCGAATCTTTGATTGGCCTAACAATCTTTGTGGGTGCTTCATTCTCGCTTATGGAATCAACGTATCTTCCGCATAGCATAGTCCCAAAGGAGGGCACTATATCTTTGTCGGACTAAATTGGCATCAAATGTTGCTGGCGGAACCAATCCATAAGTGCTCAAGTACTTCGTGTATGTCGCAACATGCAACCCACAATCCCTGAAAAATATAGATTGATACAATTAAATATAATTCATATTGTTAGTGTTattatgagcacgtgatttttgcctcacacgaattaatccaaaagaattcccaaaattaggccttttctttaattatgtgttatttttaggaattattatgctattgtcctgattgtttgcatatgtttgtgtacatgtttaatgcattaaaaatacaaaaatatagtatctgcatttaggatttaattttatatttttgagatTAATTAAGTGAATTGTTGTTTTACAATAatggaaaaattcaaaaataacgtattttgcatttttagtgtttaatgtcgaaatttcatgattttcttttttgatttggtAAATAATATTTggtataattattatttagaattaattagtatttttgataggatgatttggttttataatttaatttaggattttagttttattttttcgaaaaaaaagagaaaagaaaagaaaaagaattaaagagaacgaaatcaaatttgggccaaattcaatttaatttaagaggcccaaatcaaatacacCTGAGACCCGCCCCAGTCCAGCCCAAACCCGTCCCAACCCGGTCCAGCCCCGTTGCCACCTAAACGACGTAGTTTGGATAAGTCAGTCCAGCCCAAACCCGTCCCAACCCGGTCCAGCCCCGTTGCCACCTAAACGACGTAGTTTGGATAAGTTTTGATCAGGATCGTCGATCTCCTTTGATCGAACGGTCCCGAGCTTCATTCGTTACCCGACCCGACCCGTCTTCCCCAACCCGGTCCGCCCCAGTTGctacaccaaacgaccccgtttcattAAGGGATCAATCATGGTCATTGGATTCTCATCATCCAACGGCCCTAATCTAATTACCCCTTTAATATACCCAAAAC
Above is a window of Nicotiana tabacum cultivar K326 chromosome 8, ASM71507v2, whole genome shotgun sequence DNA encoding:
- the LOC107819814 gene encoding DEAD-box ATP-dependent RNA helicase 35, translating into MADHLNMEMEEEDDYVEYIPVAKRRAIEAQKILQRKGKSEAFEEEEEKMKLVEAKPSLLVKASQLKKEQPEISHAEQVFQQEKEMIEHLSDKKTLMSVRELAKGITYTEPLRTGWKPPLAIRRNSKKACDAIRKQWHIIVEGDDVTPPIKNFKDMRFPEPILKKLRAKGIVQPTPIQVQGLPVILSGRDMIGIAFTGSGKTLVFVLPLIMVALQEEIMMPIAPGEGPFGLIICPSRELARQTYEVIEEFIEPLRESGYPELRPLLCIGGVDMKSQVDVVKRGVHIVVATPGRLKDLLAKKKMNLDNCRYLTLDEADRLVDLGFEDDIREVFDHFKAQRQTLLFSATMPTKIQNFARNALVKPVIVNVGRAGAANLDVIQEVEYVKQEAKIVYLLECLQKTPPPVLVFCENKADVDDIHEYLLLKGVEAVAVHGGKDQEEREYAIAAFKACKKDVLVATDVASKGLDFPDIQHVINYDMPAEIENYVHRIGRTGRCGKTGIATTFINKNQSETTLLDLKHLLQEAKQRIPPVLAELNDPMEDVEEITNASGVKGCAYCGGLGHRIRDCPKLDHQRSQQIANSRRDYFGSGGYRGEI